A genomic region of Desulfosarcina ovata subsp. ovata contains the following coding sequences:
- a CDS encoding DDE-type integrase/transposase/recombinase — protein MSDSWEIAAWRFEMISPLVDDKLTEAEKRRILSDRTRKSVQWPCSSPKRPIGRSTLFRWMKDYREKGFLGLMPKVRKDKGLARTDRSEQVNYALGLLYEEPGRSLTQLMIYLELEFGELSMSRSTLSRDLRAHPAFLGILQRRKAAGKKLRDLYETDQPHEIWQMDAKGPFSVMLTDGQTIRVHVLSILDDFSRYILAAIIAQAENIQAAVRVFRLAASKWGIALRMQFDRASAYDSEVFRTGLAFLGVHRNWVKSRNPEAQGKIEAYHRSLKRWFVKELPNQEVVDIHHLEALLQATIALVYNRHHHREIKMTPEQALARRLSTRRVGAEQLAQAFKIAVQAKSHPKTGQVNLPNGLFRVPTRFAGKECDFRYDPVNTDQALLIIDDAHQIPLEPFTKKHPFDFQKTEEKRGTGQLQKLSSCADDILNGQAAKLNFTSLFLNQL, from the coding sequence ATGTCCGATTCATGGGAGATCGCCGCCTGGCGGTTCGAAATGATCAGTCCACTTGTGGACGACAAACTGACCGAAGCGGAAAAACGGCGCATTCTTAGCGATCGTACGCGGAAGTCTGTTCAATGGCCGTGTTCGTCCCCAAAAAGGCCCATCGGCAGAAGCACACTGTTCCGGTGGATGAAAGATTACCGCGAAAAAGGCTTTTTGGGGCTGATGCCCAAGGTCAGAAAAGACAAGGGGCTGGCCCGCACCGACCGCAGTGAACAGGTGAACTACGCCCTGGGGCTTTTGTACGAAGAGCCCGGGCGCTCTTTGACCCAGCTGATGATTTACCTCGAATTGGAGTTCGGTGAGCTGTCCATGAGTCGCTCGACCCTGAGCCGTGATCTTCGCGCACACCCGGCATTTTTGGGCATTTTGCAACGCCGAAAGGCAGCAGGCAAAAAGCTGCGGGACCTGTACGAGACAGATCAGCCACACGAGATCTGGCAGATGGACGCCAAAGGCCCGTTTTCGGTAATGTTGACCGACGGCCAAACGATCCGGGTCCATGTGCTGTCGATCCTCGATGATTTTAGCCGATACATTCTGGCCGCCATCATCGCACAGGCTGAAAATATCCAAGCCGCCGTCAGGGTCTTTCGCCTGGCCGCATCCAAGTGGGGGATTGCCCTTCGCATGCAGTTTGACCGCGCCTCGGCTTATGACTCCGAAGTCTTCCGCACCGGCCTTGCCTTTTTGGGGGTTCATCGAAACTGGGTAAAATCCCGCAACCCAGAGGCACAAGGGAAAATCGAAGCTTATCACAGATCCCTGAAAAGATGGTTCGTCAAAGAGCTGCCAAACCAGGAAGTGGTCGATATCCATCATCTGGAGGCTCTGCTTCAGGCGACGATCGCTTTGGTCTACAACCGGCACCACCATCGTGAAATCAAGATGACCCCGGAACAAGCCCTGGCCCGACGCCTCTCAACACGGCGCGTCGGTGCCGAACAACTTGCCCAGGCATTTAAAATCGCCGTCCAGGCCAAAAGCCACCCGAAAACCGGCCAGGTGAATCTACCCAACGGCCTTTTCCGTGTGCCGACCCGCTTTGCAGGAAAAGAATGTGATTTTCGCTACGATCCGGTCAACACAGACCAAGCCTTGCTGATCATCGATGATGCGCACCAGATCCCGCTTGAACCCTTCACCAAAAAGCACCCCTTCGATTTTCAAAAGACAGAGGAAAAACGGGGCACCGGACAGCTGCAAAAACTTTCGAGCTGTGCGGACGATATCTTAAATGGTCAAGCCGCTAAGCTAAATTTTACTTCCTTATTTCTGAACCAATTGTGA